The Euphorbia lathyris chromosome 2, ddEupLath1.1, whole genome shotgun sequence genome includes a window with the following:
- the LOC136220137 gene encoding argininosuccinate synthase, chloroplastic-like: MAQSKVMSSSSSLPIHASKDLFMHSRRVLSVRKSRISFDEFGAKQSQLKGGAFMGSNHIIRQHCESKAIQAVLSSDREVEVSEATKSKGLRGQLNKVVLAYSGGLDTSVIVPWLRENYGCEVVCFTADVGQGLKELDGLEEKAKASGACQLVVKDLKEEFVREYIFPCLRAGAIYERKYLLGTSMARPVIAKAMVDVAKEVGADAVAHGCTGKGNDQVRFELTFFALNPELNVVAPWREWDIEGREDAIEYAKKHNVPVPVTKKSIYSRDRNLWHLSHEGDILEDPANEPKKDMYMMSVDPEDAPNQPEYVEIGIESGLPVSVNGKKLSPACLLSEVNEIGGRHGIGRIDMVENRLVGMKSRGVYETPGGTIIFSAVRELESLTLDRETMQVKDSLALKYAELVYAGRWFDPLRESMDSFMEKITEKTSGSVTMKLYKGSVSVSSRTSPYSLYRQDISSFESGKIYDQADAAGFIRLYGLPMKVRAMLENGI, from the exons ATGGCTCAATCCAAAGTGATGTCCTCATCTTCCTCACTACCGATTCATGCTTCAAAAG ATCTGTTTATGCACAGTCGCAGAGTATTATCTGTGAGGAAGTCAAGAATTTCGTTCGACGAG TTCGGGGCGAAGCAGAGCCAGCTAAAAGGTGGTGCATTTATGGGTAGTAATCACATTATTCGTCAACACTGTGAATCTAAAG CCATTCAAGCAGTTTTATCCAGCGATAGAGAAGTGGAAGTTTCTGAAGCTACAAAGAGTAAAGGATTGCGTGGCCAATTAAACAAGGTTGTTTTAGCCTATAGTGGTGGCTTGGACACCTCAGTAATTGTCCCATGGCTAAG AGAGAACTATGGTTGTGAGGTTGTTTGCTTCACTGCTGATGTTGGTCAG GGATTAAAAGAGTTGGATGGCTTGGAGGAAAAGGCCAAGGCCAGTGGAGCTTGCCAGTTGGTTGTGAAGGACTTGAAGGAAGAATTTGTGCGAGAGTACATTTTCCCCTGTTTGCGAGCTGGTGCAATCTATGAAAGAAAATACTTGCTGGGGACCTCAATGGCACGTCCGGTTATTGCAAAG GCCATGGTGGATGTTGCCAAAGAAGTTGGAGCTGATGCTGTTGCTCATGGATGCACAGGCAAAGGAAATGATCAG GTTCGCTTTGAACTTACTTTCTTTGCACTAAATCCTGAACTAAATGTTGTGGCTCCTTGGCGGGAATGGGACATCGAAGGCAGAGAAGATGCTATTGAATACGCCAAGAAACATAATGTACCTGTCCCTGTGACCAAGAAATCCATATACAGTAGAGACAGGAATTTATGGCACTTGAGCCATGAG GGTGACATCTTGGAAGATCCTGCCAATGAGCCAAAGAAAGATATGTACATGATGAGTGTGGATCCAGAGGATGCACCTAATCAGCCTGA ATATGTAGAAATTGGGATAGAGTCAGGGCTCCCTGTTTCAGTAAATGGGAAGAAGCTTTCCCCAGCCTGTCTTCTCTCAGAGGTCAATGAAATTGGTGGGAGACATGGTATTGGTCGTATTGACATGGTTGAAAACAGACTTGTTGGTATGAAAAGCCGTGGAGTATATGAAACTCCTGGAGGGACAATTATTTTCAGTGCTGTTCGTGAGCTGGAATCCTTAACTCTTGACCGGGAAACAATGCAAGTGAAAGATTCACTTGCTCTCAAGTATGCTGAGCTAGTATATGCTGGCAGGTGGTTTGACCCATTACGGGAGTCGATGGACTCATTCATGGAGAAAATCACGGAGAAAACAAGCGGTTCAGTGACTATGAAGCTTTACAAAGGATCTGTGTCAGTAAGCAGTCGGACAAGCCCTTATAGTCTGTATAGGCAAGATATATCTTCCTTTGAGAGTGGAAAGATATATGATCAGGCAGATGCAGCTGGATTTATAAGGCTGTACGGACTTCCAATGAAGGTGAGGGCTATGCTTGAAAATGGAATATGA